One segment of Leptospirillum ferrooxidans C2-3 DNA contains the following:
- the trpS gene encoding tryptophan--tRNA ligase, with product MTTSARTNETEETTPFEEKRVVSGIQPSGRMHLGNYMGALHNWIALQNTHDCFFFIADWHALSTNYENTRNLISNTREMLIDWLSLGLDPEKSTIFLQSDVTEHAELNLLFGMITPVSWLTRNPSFKDQQEQLDNRNLSMFGFLGYPVLMTADIALYRATHVPVGQDQLPHLELAREIVRRFHHFYGPAIPEPMPLLTPTPKLPGLDGRKMSKSYDNCLYITDSAEVIWEKIKTMVTDPQRVRRKDPGNPDVCPVYDLHRVFTSAEERLTIETGCRTAGIGCIDCKSILRNGIERVLSPAREKRSEILSNPQKLDSILEKGAEKARYEARKTIRIVRDAMLLPGKPGHLELH from the coding sequence GTGACGACATCTGCCAGGACAAATGAAACGGAAGAAACGACCCCTTTCGAGGAAAAACGGGTTGTCAGCGGTATACAGCCTTCGGGGAGGATGCACCTTGGGAATTATATGGGAGCCCTTCACAACTGGATCGCCCTTCAAAACACTCATGATTGTTTTTTCTTTATCGCCGACTGGCATGCATTGTCCACGAACTATGAAAATACCCGGAATCTCATCTCAAATACACGGGAGATGCTCATTGACTGGCTCTCTCTAGGTCTTGATCCGGAGAAGTCAACCATATTCCTGCAGTCTGATGTCACGGAACATGCCGAGCTGAACCTGCTCTTCGGAATGATCACTCCGGTCTCCTGGCTGACCCGGAACCCGAGCTTCAAGGATCAACAGGAGCAGCTAGACAATCGGAATCTCTCCATGTTCGGGTTTCTGGGATATCCGGTTCTGATGACAGCCGATATTGCCCTCTACCGGGCAACTCATGTTCCTGTTGGCCAGGACCAGCTGCCGCATCTAGAGCTTGCGCGTGAAATTGTCAGGAGGTTTCACCATTTTTATGGGCCTGCCATTCCCGAACCCATGCCACTTTTGACACCGACTCCCAAGCTTCCGGGACTGGACGGACGTAAAATGAGCAAGAGCTACGATAACTGCCTGTATATTACGGATAGTGCCGAGGTTATCTGGGAGAAGATCAAGACCATGGTGACAGATCCTCAGCGAGTCCGAAGAAAAGATCCCGGGAATCCCGATGTCTGCCCGGTTTATGACTTGCACCGGGTCTTTACATCGGCGGAGGAGAGGCTCACGATCGAAACCGGATGCAGGACGGCAGGAATTGGATGCATTGACTGCAAATCCATTTTGCGCAACGGGATAGAGAGAGTTCTCTCACCGGCAAGGGAGAAACGTTCGGAGATCTTGTCCAACCCCCAAAAACTCGATTCCATTTTGGAAAAGGGCGCCGAGAAAGCCAGATATGAAGCCAGAAAAACGATCCGGATCGTGAGGGATGCCATGTTGCTTCCCGGAAAACCGGGCCACCTCGAACTTCATTAA
- a CDS encoding acetyl-CoA carboxylase carboxyltransferase subunit alpha: METHSKTSKTESPIWEKVVIARAQDRPTALDYTQRLFTNFIELHGDRGFRDDPSIVSGIAGFEGRTVVVIGHQKGKSFKDRVSRNFGMPHPEGYRKALRIMRLAERFNMPIVTFIDTPGAFPGIEAEERGQIEAVARNIMEMFQIRVPIISFVIGEGGSGGALAIGVGDRVYMLENSIYSVISPEACAAILWEDAGRAPEAAQSLNITASDLLRLKVVDGMVEEPPGGVQKDFSMVVSKIKLILARDFEILSQKSTDELLNDRYEKFRKMGPYKDGSRKDAS; this comes from the coding sequence TTGGAGACTCATTCAAAAACATCGAAGACTGAAAGTCCCATCTGGGAAAAAGTGGTGATTGCCAGAGCCCAGGATCGTCCGACGGCTCTGGATTATACGCAACGCCTGTTTACGAATTTCATTGAACTCCATGGTGACCGTGGTTTTAGGGACGACCCTTCGATAGTTTCAGGTATTGCAGGGTTTGAAGGCAGGACCGTTGTCGTCATTGGCCATCAAAAAGGAAAAAGTTTCAAGGACCGGGTCTCGAGAAACTTCGGAATGCCCCATCCGGAAGGATATCGGAAAGCGTTAAGGATCATGCGCCTCGCCGAGAGGTTCAATATGCCGATCGTAACCTTTATTGACACTCCAGGGGCTTTCCCGGGCATTGAAGCCGAAGAAAGAGGGCAGATCGAGGCTGTTGCCAGGAACATCATGGAGATGTTTCAGATCAGGGTTCCGATCATCTCATTTGTAATAGGGGAGGGAGGGAGCGGAGGAGCCCTGGCCATTGGGGTCGGGGATCGGGTCTATATGCTTGAAAACTCTATCTATTCCGTGATCTCTCCTGAAGCCTGTGCAGCTATCCTTTGGGAAGATGCCGGACGCGCACCCGAGGCGGCCCAGAGCCTTAATATCACAGCCAGCGACCTTTTGCGTCTGAAGGTCGTTGATGGAATGGTCGAGGAACCACCAGGAGGAGTCCAGAAAGACTTTTCAATGGTTGTTTCAAAAATCAAGTTGATTCTTGCAAGGGATTTCGAGATCCTTTCGCAAAAGTCAACCGATGAATTGCTGAATGACCGCTATGAAAAATTCCGGAAAATGGGCCCTTACAAGGATGGTTCCCGGAAGGATGCTTCGTAA
- a CDS encoding site-2 protease family protein has product MFHFDSGFSWLLDLGLKLVIWGIPVLFAVTFHELAHGVVADYLGDPTPRMMGRLSANPLVHVDPFGTVLLPLILLLSHTGLMFGYAKPIPINTRNLHHYRRDSVLVAFAGPGSNLMMALISMSLLHAFLTTLPLTATSPVWGEVLPIFLAMMKASITVNIVLFFFNMIPLPPLDGGRVATGLLPDFIAAPLSRVEPYGIWIIFGLVILDPYLGILSRTLWPLVETTTSSIITLAYDPSALFHLGGASPE; this is encoded by the coding sequence TTGTTTCATTTTGATTCAGGCTTTTCATGGCTTCTCGACTTGGGACTCAAGCTTGTCATCTGGGGGATCCCGGTACTTTTTGCGGTCACATTCCATGAACTTGCGCACGGAGTGGTTGCCGATTATCTTGGTGATCCAACACCCAGGATGATGGGAAGACTGTCAGCCAATCCTCTTGTTCATGTTGATCCCTTCGGAACGGTCCTTCTTCCCCTTATTCTTCTTCTATCGCACACCGGTCTTATGTTCGGATATGCCAAACCGATTCCCATCAATACAAGAAATCTCCATCATTACCGGAGGGATTCGGTTCTTGTTGCCTTTGCCGGTCCGGGTTCGAATCTGATGATGGCGCTCATTTCGATGAGTCTTCTGCATGCCTTTCTCACAACGCTTCCGTTAACAGCGACTTCTCCGGTGTGGGGAGAGGTTTTGCCGATTTTTCTGGCCATGATGAAAGCATCGATTACCGTCAATATTGTCTTGTTTTTTTTCAATATGATTCCACTGCCTCCGCTTGATGGCGGCCGGGTCGCAACCGGACTTCTTCCGGATTTTATCGCCGCACCGCTTTCAAGGGTTGAACCTTACGGAATCTGGATCATCTTCGGACTGGTGATTCTCGATCCCTATCTGGGAATTCTGTCAAGAACGCTATGGCCGCTTGTCGAGACCACCACCAGTTCCATCATCACACTTGCCTATGATCCATCTGCCCTTTTCCATCTGGGTGGGGCGAGCCCTGAATAA